One Streptomyces sp. R28 DNA window includes the following coding sequences:
- a CDS encoding leucyl/phenylalanyl-tRNA--protein transferase: MDSAPADAPVAIGGRLDPATVLGGYRHGLFPMHAATPAHVEVNHALYEDSVAAGATVVLDSPLPDPYELVWWSPDPRPVIPYGGLTKARSLMKLLRNRLTWTTTANQDFARVLAECRRDRTPEWLTTELCACMVVLHDQGWAHSVEVWEDEELVGGAIGIGTGEVFVLDTCFHRRDNASKVALLDMEHRLAGAGVTMLDVEWDSERSRRLGARPLPRQQFLAELSGDGGRVPLADGAQPARRLGFLRTSGAAGAAP, from the coding sequence ATGGATAGTGCCCCGGCCGACGCGCCGGTCGCGATCGGCGGGCGCCTCGACCCGGCCACCGTCCTCGGTGGTTACCGGCACGGCCTCTTCCCGATGCACGCGGCGACGCCCGCGCACGTCGAGGTGAATCACGCCCTGTACGAGGACTCTGTCGCCGCCGGGGCCACCGTGGTGCTCGACTCCCCCCTGCCCGACCCGTACGAGCTGGTCTGGTGGTCGCCCGACCCGCGTCCGGTCATCCCGTACGGCGGGTTGACCAAGGCGCGCAGCCTCATGAAGCTGTTGCGCAACCGGCTGACGTGGACGACCACCGCGAACCAGGACTTCGCCCGGGTGCTCGCCGAGTGTCGCCGGGACCGCACCCCCGAGTGGCTGACCACCGAGCTGTGCGCGTGCATGGTGGTCCTGCACGACCAGGGCTGGGCGCACAGTGTCGAGGTGTGGGAGGACGAGGAGCTGGTGGGGGGTGCCATCGGCATCGGCACGGGCGAGGTGTTCGTCCTGGACACCTGCTTCCACCGGCGCGACAACGCCTCGAAGGTGGCGCTGCTCGACATGGAGCACCGGCTCGCCGGCGCGGGCGTGACGATGCTGGACGTCGAGTGGGACAGCGAGCGCAGCCGGCGGCTGGGCGCGCGGCCGCTGCCGCGCCAGCAGTTCCTGGCGGAGCTCTCCGGGGACGGCGGCCGCGTGCCGCTGGCCGACGGTGCGCAGCCGGCGCGGCGGCTGGGGTTCCTGCGTACGTCCGGCGCGGCGGGCGCTGCCCCCTAA
- a CDS encoding Inducer of phenazine A — MRQTELLTPQLSDYLDFLDRGEMRYLPYLMYFNRPNFRSAAINTDRLGFRISHGPDGAGSVGGERLDGPVRLLVGGSVSLGYGATSDATTIASRLWTKHAPSHPWFTFGAPYLNSTQELLLFMLHRHLLPPVDEIVVISGFNTLVMGQLTGADVGVQEPFFFCNEYFEKMQELRARYADTAKPKRWRAGPRPASQSVAPTPGRPTTAGMIRSAVDVTLRNLDSWLVMAAATGARVSFALQPLATWLRETPAPQEKLLFDEFDTLSDYGTWEERYGDVGSRETGAAYAAALGEACARKGVPFVDTPARLAEVVDPSDWLFVDRGHYTDEGNDVVAQVLADSLGLT; from the coding sequence GTGCGGCAGACCGAGCTGTTGACGCCTCAGCTGTCCGACTATCTCGATTTCCTGGACCGCGGGGAGATGCGTTACCTCCCTTATCTGATGTATTTCAACCGGCCGAACTTCCGGTCCGCGGCGATCAACACGGACCGGCTCGGGTTCCGGATCTCGCACGGCCCGGACGGTGCCGGCTCCGTCGGCGGCGAACGGCTCGACGGACCGGTACGGCTGCTCGTCGGCGGGTCGGTGTCCCTGGGGTACGGCGCCACGAGCGACGCGACGACCATCGCCTCCCGGCTGTGGACCAAGCACGCTCCGAGCCACCCCTGGTTCACCTTCGGCGCCCCGTACCTCAACTCCACGCAGGAGCTGCTGCTGTTCATGCTGCACCGGCACCTGCTGCCGCCGGTCGACGAGATCGTCGTGATCAGCGGCTTCAACACGCTGGTCATGGGGCAGCTGACCGGCGCGGACGTCGGTGTCCAGGAGCCGTTCTTCTTCTGCAACGAGTACTTCGAGAAGATGCAGGAACTCCGCGCGCGCTACGCCGATACGGCCAAGCCCAAGCGCTGGCGGGCCGGGCCCCGGCCGGCGTCGCAGTCGGTCGCGCCGACCCCGGGCCGCCCGACGACGGCGGGCATGATCCGGTCGGCCGTCGACGTGACGCTGCGCAACCTCGACAGCTGGCTCGTGATGGCCGCCGCGACAGGCGCCCGGGTCAGCTTCGCCCTCCAGCCGCTCGCCACCTGGCTGCGCGAGACACCGGCGCCGCAGGAGAAACTCCTGTTCGACGAGTTCGACACGCTCTCCGACTACGGGACGTGGGAGGAACGCTACGGCGACGTCGGCAGCAGGGAGACGGGAGCCGCCTACGCCGCCGCGCTCGGCGAGGCCTGTGCGCGCAAGGGCGTCCCGTTCGTCGACACGCCCGCACGGCTCGCCGAGGTGGTCGACCCGTCGGACTGGCTGTTCGTCGACCGCGGCCACTACACCGACGAGGGCAACGACGTCGTGGCCCAGGTACTGGCGGACAGCCTCGGACTGACGTGA
- a CDS encoding thioesterase II family protein, translating to MTTPTTSGTTGASARWLRRPRPRQDPSARLVCLPHAGGTASSYAPWTARLPTGTELIGVQYPGRHDRLAEPLMKSVVEIADAVAPVLAPYADRPLFLFGHSMGSLVAYEVAIRLEAGPGPDPAGLFVSDQYAPHRSTPPDETLDDATVEREARVSGWTDPAVLDHPELRQLVLPALLADVRASMTYHRADPVRLRTPIAAYGGRGDSDDVPGELAAWGELTSGRAVWRAFEGDHFYLRAREAELVADIVARMSDWGEAPVGHR from the coding sequence ATGACCACACCCACGACATCGGGCACCACCGGCGCGTCCGCGCGCTGGCTGCGCCGGCCCCGGCCGCGCCAGGACCCGTCCGCGCGTCTGGTCTGTCTGCCGCACGCCGGCGGCACGGCCAGCTCCTACGCCCCCTGGACCGCCCGGCTGCCGACGGGGACCGAGCTGATCGGCGTGCAGTACCCCGGCCGCCACGACCGCCTGGCGGAGCCGCTGATGAAGTCGGTCGTGGAGATCGCCGACGCGGTGGCCCCGGTCCTCGCGCCGTACGCCGACCGGCCGCTGTTCCTGTTCGGGCACAGCATGGGCAGCCTCGTCGCCTACGAGGTCGCGATCCGCCTGGAGGCCGGACCCGGCCCGGACCCGGCCGGCCTGTTCGTCTCCGACCAGTACGCCCCGCACCGCTCCACGCCCCCCGACGAGACGCTCGACGACGCCACCGTCGAGCGCGAGGCCCGTGTGTCCGGGTGGACCGATCCGGCCGTGCTCGACCACCCGGAACTGCGCCAGCTGGTGCTGCCCGCGCTGCTCGCCGACGTACGGGCGTCGATGACCTACCACCGGGCCGACCCGGTGCGGCTGCGCACCCCGATCGCCGCCTACGGAGGGCGCGGCGACTCCGACGACGTGCCCGGTGAGCTGGCCGCCTGGGGGGAGTTGACCTCCGGACGGGCCGTGTGGCGGGCCTTCGAGGGCGATCACTTCTACCTGCGTGCCCGGGAGGCCGAGCTGGTTGCCGACATCGTCGCGCGGATGTCTGACTGGGGAGAGGCCCCAGTTGGACACCGCTGA
- a CDS encoding fatty acid desaturase — translation MADSDVAERYRFAPDIVAAVRAVSRPDNWHGPLEALTHWAWIAFWCAASVLSWQHARWWLALPVYLVAVFFIGGRQRGIAGMLHMATHRVFMADHRIGSVIGAALGGYPVLQSFTGYRVSHLGEHHGRLGDPDRDPDYRQYQDNALCGDDLNRKALRRYLCRIVTPKATASYVLYLLRHRIVAAGERPTERALRVVLLAAVLGWAVLGGWWPWLVLLWFVPLVTTQVWIGAVAELMEHFPLIETAPRVDIYMSWNRVYGWGTRFLLGEIDGEGFHLVHHLFPRTPMWRLREVDAILRRDPVYAALPRLGGALGGLGEIYRSLPARREHDDAPRAAA, via the coding sequence GTGGCCGATTCTGATGTAGCCGAGCGGTACCGCTTCGCGCCGGACATCGTGGCCGCGGTCCGGGCCGTGTCCAGACCGGACAACTGGCACGGCCCGCTCGAAGCCCTCACGCACTGGGCGTGGATCGCGTTCTGGTGCGCCGCCTCGGTGCTGTCGTGGCAGCACGCCCGCTGGTGGCTGGCGCTGCCCGTGTACCTCGTGGCGGTGTTCTTCATCGGCGGGCGCCAGCGCGGCATCGCCGGGATGCTGCACATGGCGACCCACCGCGTGTTCATGGCTGACCACCGGATCGGCAGCGTCATCGGGGCGGCCCTCGGCGGCTACCCCGTGCTCCAGAGCTTCACCGGCTACCGTGTCTCCCACCTCGGCGAGCACCATGGGCGTCTGGGCGATCCCGACCGCGACCCGGACTACCGGCAGTACCAGGACAACGCGCTGTGCGGGGACGACCTCAACCGCAAGGCGCTGCGCCGGTACCTGTGCAGGATCGTCACTCCCAAGGCGACCGCCTCGTACGTGCTGTACCTGCTGCGGCACCGCATCGTGGCGGCGGGGGAGCGGCCGACCGAACGGGCGCTGCGGGTGGTGCTGCTGGCGGCCGTGCTCGGATGGGCGGTCCTCGGCGGGTGGTGGCCGTGGCTGGTGCTGCTCTGGTTCGTCCCGCTGGTCACCACGCAGGTGTGGATCGGGGCGGTCGCCGAGCTGATGGAGCACTTCCCGCTGATCGAGACCGCGCCCCGCGTCGACATCTACATGTCCTGGAACCGGGTCTACGGCTGGGGCACCCGCTTCCTGCTCGGGGAGATCGACGGCGAGGGCTTCCACCTGGTCCACCACCTGTTCCCGCGCACGCCCATGTGGCGGCTGCGCGAGGTCGACGCGATCCTGCGGCGCGACCCGGTGTACGCGGCGCTGCCGCGGCTCGGCGGGGCCCTCGGGGGGCTCGGGGAGATCTACCGGTCCCTGCCCGCGCGCCGCGAGCACGACGACGCCCCGCGGGCCGCCGCATGA
- a CDS encoding carbamoyltransferase, translated as MSDLVLGISAYYHDSAAALVSDGRPVAAAQEERFTRRRHDPGFPANAVAYCLDEAGVTLADVSAVAYYEDPALKFRRVLATYLGAVPYGLASFRDTLPGWWSSKRRADDVVRHELRALDRGPVPPVECRRHHESHAASAFLAGPYESAAVLCIDGVGEWATTSVWHGRGTRLEPLAEIRFPHSLGLLYSAFTYFCGFKVDSGEYKLMGLAPYGEPRYADLIRERLIDVKPDGSFRLNMRYFEFLSGQVMTGRGFEKLFGGPRREPEGELTRREFDLAASVQQVTEEVMLRLARTARELTGESRLCMAGGVALNCVANGKIVAGSLFDEVWVQPAAGDAGGALGAALAVAVDRGAGRPHVAGGRDAMSGALLGPRYDDDTIAAYLTSAGIPHHRLGEEELTAEVARSIAAGMVVGWFQGRMEFGPRALGARSILGDARDPRTQSVMNLKIKFRESFRPFAPSVRAEDAKDFFDLPQESPYMLVVAPVAQAARLAAEADPGLTGIDLLKVVRSVIPAVTHVDHSARVQTVGPRDNPGYHRLLTAVERETGSSVVVNTSFNVRGEPIVNTPHEAYTCFMRTDIDVLALGGFLLRKSEQPEWSEDLDWRAEVPLD; from the coding sequence ATGTCTGATCTGGTTCTCGGTATCTCCGCCTACTACCACGACAGCGCCGCCGCGCTGGTGTCCGACGGGCGGCCCGTGGCGGCCGCGCAGGAAGAGCGCTTCACCCGCCGCCGCCACGACCCCGGCTTCCCGGCCAACGCGGTCGCCTACTGCCTCGACGAGGCCGGCGTCACCCTGGCCGACGTGTCGGCGGTCGCCTACTACGAGGACCCGGCGCTCAAGTTCCGCCGCGTCCTCGCGACCTACCTCGGAGCGGTCCCGTACGGCCTCGCCTCGTTCCGCGACACGCTGCCCGGCTGGTGGTCGTCGAAGCGGCGGGCCGACGACGTGGTCCGCCACGAGCTGCGGGCACTGGACCGGGGCCCGGTGCCGCCCGTCGAGTGCCGGCGCCACCACGAGTCGCACGCCGCGTCGGCGTTCCTCGCCGGCCCCTACGAGTCGGCCGCCGTGCTGTGCATCGACGGCGTCGGCGAGTGGGCGACCACATCGGTGTGGCACGGGCGCGGCACCCGCCTGGAGCCGCTGGCGGAGATCCGCTTCCCGCACTCGCTCGGCCTGCTGTACTCGGCCTTCACGTACTTCTGCGGGTTCAAGGTGGACTCCGGGGAGTACAAGCTGATGGGCCTCGCGCCCTACGGCGAGCCCCGGTACGCCGATCTGATCCGTGAGCGGCTCATCGATGTCAAGCCGGACGGGTCGTTCCGGCTGAACATGCGCTACTTCGAGTTCCTGAGCGGCCAGGTGATGACCGGCCGCGGGTTCGAGAAGCTGTTCGGCGGTCCGCGCCGCGAACCCGAGGGCGAGCTGACGCGTCGGGAGTTCGACCTGGCCGCCTCGGTGCAGCAGGTCACAGAGGAGGTCATGCTCAGGCTCGCGCGGACGGCGCGAGAGTTGACCGGCGAGTCGCGGCTGTGCATGGCCGGCGGCGTGGCGCTGAACTGCGTGGCGAACGGGAAGATCGTCGCCGGCTCACTCTTCGACGAGGTGTGGGTACAGCCCGCGGCCGGTGACGCCGGCGGGGCGCTCGGCGCGGCGCTCGCGGTCGCGGTGGACCGGGGCGCGGGGCGGCCCCATGTGGCGGGCGGCCGCGACGCGATGTCCGGGGCTCTGCTCGGGCCCCGCTACGACGACGACACGATCGCCGCCTATCTGACCTCAGCCGGCATCCCCCACCACCGTCTGGGCGAGGAGGAACTGACCGCCGAGGTCGCCCGGTCGATCGCTGCCGGGATGGTCGTGGGCTGGTTCCAGGGCCGGATGGAGTTCGGTCCGCGGGCGCTCGGGGCGCGGTCGATCCTGGGCGACGCGCGCGACCCTCGGACCCAGTCGGTGATGAACCTGAAGATCAAGTTCCGGGAGTCGTTCCGGCCGTTCGCGCCGTCCGTGCGAGCCGAGGACGCCAAGGACTTCTTCGATCTGCCGCAGGAGAGCCCGTACATGCTCGTCGTCGCGCCGGTCGCGCAGGCTGCGCGGCTGGCCGCCGAGGCGGACCCCGGTCTGACCGGCATCGACCTGCTGAAGGTGGTCCGTTCGGTGATCCCGGCCGTCACGCACGTGGACCACTCGGCGCGGGTACAGACCGTGGGGCCCCGGGACAACCCCGGCTATCACCGGCTGCTGACGGCCGTCGAGCGGGAGACGGGCAGCAGCGTCGTGGTGAACACGTCGTTCAACGTGCGCGGCGAACCGATCGTGAACACGCCCCACGAGGCGTACACCTGCTTCATGCGCACCGACATCGACGTGCTCGCGCTGGGCGGGTTCCTGCTGCGCAAGTCCGAACAGCCCGAGTGGAGCGAGGACCTGGACTGGCGCGCCGAGGTCCCACTCGACTGA
- a CDS encoding iron-containing redox enzyme family protein encodes MPPSTPCSDRAEHDGAATLPVRTVFARACEPEDTPLADTLRSALAEELKGAGHADAPRGGPAAVTAWADTERLRFTALFADARREGCADVLVRRAVLACAPLALVSGAWLQWLSEPGNAEEPVTLRLLALFAADVGAGHPGASRGDAHLALMRHVRVAVHARPAAALARDRRIADTSFHLPALALTMSRRPGLYRGEIIGLDLCLRAAGLPPPLAGVQDLFPEAADWAALDPGRAQAPGRSPAVDDAREIAAAFTDATGPAGAAAVERGFAWAFVAVRRWSEEAYRELDAARDPAFEMAELMRARAREASAYHDRFVLRGRPLKEWLTEARTDPAPFLAALADSRLVRPGRSGASRLTGELVSENGRMFRVFPDEDLAVIRRWIDALPADPAERARPRPAAYRPPGVALRTSPAAPGEDGTAPAGPRDAYPRLLRRTLTPPTRRYALRYVEGWLARSRHGMDKADPSLPAAPPADGLRPWLLDQHDLHNSEFQEGTDAPLPDRAALIDSTLQLAPLTLIDGAWLAGHTDYQLAAAERGHFLFATYWDELGNGETELNHPLIYRAVLREMGVDLPPTRSPEFAAWPAFRDRSFELPVYWLAIGRFPRTFEPEILGLNLAMELSGVGGSYRRARQALAHHGFSTMFVDVHNTIDNVATGHSAWAADAVDGYLTQLPPAARADAWDRIRTGYRSLNPPSGFRARNAARRARVEASAHV; translated from the coding sequence ATGCCTCCATCTACCCCATGTTCTGACCGGGCGGAGCACGACGGGGCCGCGACCCTGCCGGTCCGGACGGTGTTCGCGCGGGCCTGCGAGCCGGAGGACACCCCGCTGGCCGACACCCTGCGCTCCGCGCTCGCCGAGGAACTAAAGGGCGCCGGGCACGCCGACGCGCCGCGCGGCGGTCCGGCGGCGGTCACGGCGTGGGCCGACACCGAACGACTCCGGTTCACCGCCCTGTTCGCCGACGCCCGGCGCGAGGGTTGCGCGGACGTCCTGGTGCGCCGGGCGGTGCTCGCCTGCGCGCCGCTGGCCCTGGTATCGGGGGCCTGGCTGCAGTGGCTGAGCGAGCCCGGCAACGCCGAGGAGCCCGTCACCCTGCGGCTGCTCGCGCTGTTCGCGGCCGATGTCGGCGCCGGGCATCCGGGCGCGTCCCGGGGCGATGCCCACCTGGCACTGATGCGGCACGTCCGGGTCGCGGTGCACGCGCGGCCGGCCGCTGCGCTGGCCCGCGACCGCCGCATCGCGGACACCTCCTTCCACCTGCCGGCTCTCGCGCTGACGATGAGCCGCCGCCCCGGCCTGTACCGGGGCGAGATCATCGGCCTCGATCTCTGCCTGCGCGCCGCCGGGCTGCCGCCCCCGCTCGCGGGCGTCCAGGACCTCTTCCCGGAGGCGGCGGACTGGGCCGCGTTGGACCCGGGCCGCGCGCAAGCGCCGGGGCGCAGCCCGGCGGTCGACGACGCGCGCGAGATCGCGGCCGCGTTCACCGACGCGACCGGGCCGGCCGGCGCAGCCGCGGTCGAGCGGGGCTTCGCGTGGGCGTTCGTCGCTGTGCGCCGCTGGAGCGAGGAGGCGTACCGGGAGCTGGACGCGGCGCGCGACCCAGCGTTCGAGATGGCCGAGTTGATGCGCGCGCGGGCCCGCGAGGCGTCGGCGTACCACGACCGGTTCGTGCTGCGCGGGCGTCCGCTCAAGGAGTGGCTCACCGAGGCGCGCACCGACCCGGCCCCGTTCCTGGCCGCGCTCGCCGACAGCCGTCTGGTGCGGCCGGGCCGGTCCGGGGCGAGCCGCCTCACCGGCGAACTGGTGTCGGAGAACGGCCGGATGTTCCGGGTGTTCCCCGACGAGGACCTGGCCGTGATCAGGCGGTGGATCGACGCGCTGCCGGCGGACCCGGCCGAGCGCGCGCGGCCGCGTCCGGCCGCGTACCGACCCCCCGGCGTCGCGTTGCGTACGTCGCCCGCCGCGCCGGGCGAGGACGGCACCGCCCCCGCAGGCCCCCGGGACGCGTACCCGCGCCTGCTGCGCCGCACACTCACGCCGCCCACCCGGCGCTACGCCCTGCGCTACGTCGAGGGGTGGCTGGCCCGCTCCCGGCACGGTATGGACAAGGCGGACCCGTCGCTGCCGGCGGCGCCTCCGGCGGACGGTCTGCGGCCCTGGCTGCTTGACCAGCACGACCTGCACAACAGCGAGTTCCAGGAGGGCACGGACGCTCCCCTGCCGGACCGTGCCGCCCTCATCGACTCGACGCTGCAACTGGCCCCGCTCACTCTCATCGACGGCGCCTGGCTGGCCGGTCACACGGACTACCAGCTCGCCGCCGCCGAGCGCGGCCACTTCCTGTTCGCCACCTACTGGGACGAACTGGGCAATGGTGAAACGGAGTTGAACCACCCGCTGATCTACCGCGCGGTCTTGCGGGAAATGGGCGTCGACCTGCCGCCGACCCGCTCGCCCGAGTTCGCCGCCTGGCCCGCCTTCCGGGACCGGTCGTTCGAACTGCCGGTGTACTGGCTGGCGATCGGCCGCTTCCCGCGCACGTTCGAGCCGGAGATCCTCGGCCTGAACCTGGCCATGGAACTGTCCGGGGTCGGCGGCAGCTACCGCCGCGCCCGGCAGGCGCTCGCACACCACGGTTTCAGCACCATGTTCGTGGACGTCCACAACACCATCGACAACGTCGCGACCGGGCACTCCGCGTGGGCGGCGGACGCCGTCGACGGCTATCTGACGCAGCTGCCGCCGGCCGCTCGCGCCGACGCGTGGGACCGGATCCGGACCGGTTACCGCTCGCTGAACCCGCCCTCCGGATTCCGGGCCCGCAACGCGGCTCGGCGCGCCCGAGTGGAGGCCTCCGCCCATGTCTGA
- a CDS encoding ParB N-terminal domain-containing protein, producing the protein MADVEAVLPPIVVHRATMRVIDGMHRLTAARLRGDQEIRAQLFDGDDHEAFLLAVRLNVSHGMPLTLADRRAAAVRIIRSHPQLSDRSIAFTSGLAAKTVGSLRRGMDSPQVEARIGRDGRVRPINGAAGRQAAAELIAEHPEATLRRIAQEAGISVETARSVRARLRAGEDPVLDRRTRPDRGERGAEPQMTVKLPEADPSEELRSLLDTIQRDPSLRYTESGRRLLRWLGPRVLVPDEIPLSLSHIPPHSRLNLGSLARSCAAAWIQLAMGLENEYGNTAAGGMSG; encoded by the coding sequence ATGGCGGACGTGGAGGCGGTGCTGCCGCCCATCGTGGTGCACCGCGCGACGATGCGCGTCATCGACGGCATGCATCGGCTCACCGCCGCCCGGCTGCGCGGCGATCAGGAGATCCGCGCACAGTTGTTCGACGGGGACGACCACGAGGCCTTCCTGCTCGCCGTCCGGCTGAACGTCTCGCACGGGATGCCGCTGACGCTCGCCGACCGGCGGGCCGCCGCGGTGCGGATCATCCGCAGCCATCCGCAGCTGTCCGACCGGTCGATCGCGTTCACCTCCGGGCTCGCCGCGAAGACCGTCGGCTCGTTGCGCCGCGGGATGGACAGCCCCCAGGTCGAGGCGCGCATCGGCCGGGACGGCCGGGTGCGGCCGATCAACGGGGCCGCGGGCCGGCAGGCGGCCGCCGAGCTGATCGCGGAGCACCCGGAGGCGACGCTGCGCCGCATCGCCCAGGAAGCCGGCATCTCGGTGGAGACGGCGCGCAGTGTGCGGGCGCGGCTGCGGGCCGGCGAGGACCCGGTGCTGGACCGGCGGACCCGTCCGGACCGGGGTGAGCGGGGGGCGGAGCCGCAGATGACGGTGAAGCTGCCGGAGGCCGACCCGTCCGAGGAGCTGCGCTCGCTGCTGGACACCATCCAGCGCGATCCGTCGCTGCGCTACACCGAGTCGGGCCGGAGGCTGTTGCGCTGGCTGGGCCCGCGTGTGCTGGTGCCCGACGAGATCCCGCTGTCGCTCAGTCACATCCCGCCGCACTCCCGGCTCAACCTCGGGTCGCTGGCGCGGTCCTGCGCGGCGGCGTGGATCCAGCTGGCGATGGGGCTGGAGAACGAGTACGGCAACACCGCCGCCGGCGGCATGTCCGGCTGA
- a CDS encoding acetyl-CoA carboxylase biotin carboxylase subunit family protein: protein MSEPVIVVYTSGAASPLELAADADGFDLLFAVPVGALPDGLADLLGAVGEVVDVTDETAGVAALAARGPAGIVAFSDQDLPLAARLAARLGLRYHTQDTVDAATDKHLQRQRLREAGLRVPRFRLLTGPQEAVRALAEVGAPAVLKPVRGAASRQTYRLDGPDDALRHASHAFASGDADRFVIEEMLVGCPSVAGPGLGDYVSVEVLLWRGTVVCHVLNSRLPLREPFREQGFLMPGLLPADVEAEAHRISAVACHALGIQDGWADVELKLTADGPAVIEVNARLGGYVATLLHRSYGVEAVRLAFEVAVGRRPAVSLGEPVAAAYCYQILPPVGDLRLASWGEIAGLTDRPDVLSVVLTAEAGERVDWRLGSLGTLGVVEGLAERPEAVLTAVRAIERALAEQVVFSPA, encoded by the coding sequence ATGAGCGAGCCGGTGATCGTCGTCTACACGTCCGGCGCCGCCTCGCCGCTCGAACTGGCCGCCGACGCCGACGGGTTCGACCTGCTGTTCGCGGTTCCCGTCGGCGCGCTGCCGGACGGTCTGGCCGACCTGCTGGGGGCCGTCGGCGAGGTCGTCGACGTGACCGACGAGACGGCCGGCGTAGCGGCGCTCGCCGCCCGCGGCCCGGCCGGGATCGTCGCCTTCTCCGACCAGGACCTGCCGCTCGCGGCGCGGCTGGCCGCGCGGCTCGGCCTGCGCTACCACACGCAGGACACGGTGGACGCCGCCACCGACAAGCACCTCCAGCGGCAGCGGCTGCGCGAGGCCGGCCTGCGCGTGCCACGCTTCCGGCTGCTGACGGGACCTCAGGAGGCTGTGCGGGCGCTTGCCGAGGTCGGCGCGCCGGCGGTGCTCAAGCCCGTCAGGGGCGCGGCCAGCCGGCAGACGTACCGCCTCGACGGCCCGGACGACGCGCTGCGGCACGCCTCCCACGCGTTCGCCTCCGGCGACGCCGACCGGTTCGTGATCGAGGAGATGCTGGTGGGCTGCCCGTCGGTGGCCGGCCCCGGCCTCGGCGACTACGTGTCGGTCGAAGTGCTGCTGTGGCGGGGCACGGTCGTGTGCCACGTGCTCAACTCACGGTTGCCGCTCCGTGAACCGTTCCGGGAGCAGGGCTTCCTCATGCCCGGGCTGCTGCCCGCGGACGTCGAGGCCGAGGCCCACCGCATCAGCGCGGTGGCCTGCCACGCCCTCGGCATCCAGGACGGATGGGCGGACGTCGAGCTGAAACTGACCGCCGACGGGCCCGCGGTGATCGAGGTGAACGCCCGCCTCGGCGGGTACGTCGCCACCCTGCTGCACCGGTCGTACGGCGTGGAGGCGGTCCGGCTGGCGTTCGAGGTGGCCGTCGGCCGCAGACCCGCGGTGTCCCTGGGGGAGCCGGTCGCGGCCGCCTACTGCTACCAGATCCTGCCGCCGGTCGGGGACCTGCGGCTGGCCTCCTGGGGCGAGATCGCCGGCCTCACCGACCGCCCGGACGTCCTCTCGGTCGTCCTGACGGCGGAGGCCGGCGAGCGGGTCGACTGGCGGCTGGGCAGCCTCGGCACACTCGGCGTGGTGGAGGGCCTGGCCGAGCGGCCCGAGGCCGTCCTCACCGCCGTGCGCGCCATCGAGCGGGCCCTCGCCGAGCAGGTCGTCTTCAGCCCCGCGTGA